One part of the Terriglobales bacterium genome encodes these proteins:
- the rpmF gene encoding 50S ribosomal protein L32, translating into MANPKRRHSKARTAKRRAHDFLTAHSLSECPNCHERKLPHRACPKCGYYKGREVVEVEETK; encoded by the coding sequence ATGGCGAATCCGAAACGGCGACACTCCAAGGCGCGTACCGCCAAGCGGCGCGCCCACGACTTCCTGACCGCGCACTCCCTCTCCGAGTGCCCCAACTGCCACGAGCGCAAGCTGCCCCACCGCGCCTGTCCCAAGTGCGGGTACTACAAGGGCCGCGAAGTCGTGGAAGTGGAAGAGACCAAGTAG